A section of the Pleuronectes platessa chromosome 7, fPlePla1.1, whole genome shotgun sequence genome encodes:
- the rsl24d1 gene encoding probable ribosome biogenesis protein RLP24 translates to MRIEKCYFCSGPVYPGHGMMFVRNDCKSFRFCRSKCHKNFKKKRNPRKTRWTKAFRKSSGKELTVDNALEFEKRRNIPVKYNRKLWDKTVEAMKKVEVIKYKRQARFIMNRLKKGKQLEKEEAINEVKKNIHLIKAPHAGKAKQMEEKMVQKLQEDVVMGDVDV, encoded by the exons ATGCGCATCGAGAAGTGCTACTTCTGCTCGGGTCCCGTGTACCCGGGACACGGGATGATGTTTGTAAGGAACGACTGTAAG tCATTCAGATTCTGCAGATCAAAATGCCACAAGAACTTCAAGAAGAAGCGTAACCCCAGAAAGACCAGATGGACCAAAGCTTTCAGAAAATCATCAGGAAAGGAACTGACTGTG GATAACGCCTTGGAGTTCGAGAAACGCAGAAATATACCTGTTAAATATAACAGGAAGCTGTGGGACAAGACAG TGGAAGCAATGAAGAAGGTGGAAGTGATCAAATACAAACGACAGGCAAGATTCATCATGAACAG ATTAAAGAAGGGCAAACagttggagaaggaagaggccATCAACGAAGTGAAGAAAAATATTCACCTCATCAAAGCTCCACATGCAG gaAAGGCCAAACAAATGGAAGAGAAAATGGTGCAGAAATTACAAGAGGACGTCGTCATGGGGGATGTCGATGTTTAA